The Leptospira harrisiae sequence ATTTCGCCTGATCCTAATTTGAACCTGTTGTTTTCTTCTCCGGAACGAATTAGAATTTCTTTTCCATGTCTTGTGTCAAAGGCAGTAAGCTGGAATTCTTTTTCAATCGGTGCAATGTTTTGAATGCGTAGTGCAACGAAGGCTCTGATTTTATTATCAGGAATTAAGATGGGAGGCATAGATTTGTTTGATGCCGCAATCATTGACATGGGAGTTCTCGTGACAAGTTGGATGATGGCACCAGTGATCACAACTGTGAGTAGGATGGCATAAATCACTGTTCGTGGTCGAATCCATTTGATTTTTGCGCCTGTTTCAATTTGTTTGAGAGAGAAATATCCAATTAAAGTTTTTTTGTTTTCTTTGGCCATGATGGAAGTGCAGGCATCCACACATTTTCCGCAGGCAACACAACCCACTTGTAATCCATCCCGGATATCGATTCCAGTAGGACAAACCACCACACACATGTTGCAGGATATACAATCTCCAATTTTGGTTTTCCCATCTCTTCTAGGTTCCCCGCGTTTAAAATCGTAAGTTACATTCCAAGAGTGTTCATCCATGAGGAGAGTTTGGAATCTTGCGTAAGGACAGGCATAACGACAAAACTGTTCGCGAATGAAACCGATATCGATAAACATCGCCGCTGTAAAAAATAATGTAAAATAAAAGTATGTTTGATTCGCAAAGATTAAACTTTGATAATCTGCCAACATTTCATAAGGACTTACAAAATACGCAATCCAATGAAAGGAAGCGATAAAAGAGACAACAACCCAGAGAAAATAAACTATGAATTTTCCATGGAGGGACGCATCTTTTTTCCCGTATTTAGAATCTAAAACAAACCGACCAATTCGATCGAAAAGATCGGTGTAAATAGTTTGAGGACACCCCCATCCGCACCAAACACGGCCAATGACGGAGGTGAAAAAGAAAAGAGAAAGTCCCATTGTGAGAAGAAAAAACCATAAGATCAGTCCTTCTTGCGGGATAAAAAGACCACCAAACAAGTGAAACACCCTACGCGGGATATCCAATCGAATGAGAGGGCTACCATCCGGTAACACCACCCATGGAGCAATTAAAAATAAACCTACGAGAAAACTCATTACAAAGTTTCTTCGTGTCCTTACCTTTCCTGTCTGTGGTCTTGAAATAATCATCTTTACTTAGCCTTTACCAAACTACTGTTTTTAGTTGCAAGCCATGCCATAACAGCATAAACTTTCTCAGCACCTAAACCTTCCCAAGCAGGCATTCCCCCTCGGTTGAGTTTTTGTCTTTCTGGTCCAATTCCTTTCATGATGTTGTTAAACACTTCTTTATCAGTGTTTCCATGAATCCAATCTTTGTCCACAAGACTTGGTCCTACTGCACCTTCCGCAGTTGGGCCGTGGCAAGCGGAACAAATTTGTTTGTATGTTCCTTCGCCTTCTTTAATTGCCACTGCATCATCACGGTAAGGGTTTGATCCATCTTCTGTGTTCACAACAACTGCTTGTTTTGCAGGAAATTGCGCTTCGTGTTCCGCAACTTCTTTTTCAAATGCAACTTCTTGTGGCCATTCAGAATACCAGTGAAAGTATACAACGTATCCAATGGAAACGATGATACTGATCAGCCAAACCAATTTCCACCAAGTGGGCATGGGATTGTCGGCTTGGAAGATTCCGTCTACTTCTTTTGGTTCTTTCATTCGTATTAATCCTCCTCAAGCATTCTATACTTGGGTTTTTCCATTTCGTCTTTCGTACGTTTTTTATAAACGTAGTAGGTGATGTAAGAGATTGCGATCACGAGGATCGGCAATCTCAAACTTTTATAAACGAGTAGAATATCTGCATCGTTCATGATTTTATTTCATCCCTTTTTGTAACTCGGCTGAATCTCTTCCTAGTTTTTGTAGGTATGCAACAAGTGCTTGTCCTTCGGTTTTGTCCTTTAGAAGAGATGGTGCATTAGCAAAATCTTCTTCAGTATAAGGAACTCCAATGGATTTTAAAGCTTTCATGTTTGATACTACTTGTTCTACATCTACCTTATGAGATTCTTCGAATAACCAAGGATAAGCTGGCATAATCGAGTTAGGTACACCACCCACAGTTCTTGGGTTGATCAAATGGTTTTTATGCCATTCATCAGAACGAAGCATTTGAGATTCATGAGCTAAGTCCGGACCAGTTCTTTTGGATCCCCAAAGGAATGGATGGTCATAAACATATTCTCCACCTTTTGAATATCCAGTTCTTCCGTAAGCTTTTGTTGGATCAAAACGATCTACTTCCCATTTGAATGGTCGAACCATTTGTGTATGGCATCCGATACAACCTTCTCTTTGGTAAGTGTCACGGCCTGCTAGTTCCAATGCGGAATATGGTTTCACTGTTGAAATTGGAGTTACCGTTTTAGTAAGAAAAAACGGCGGGATCAGTTCAAAAAGTCCACCAATCACAACGGCAATCGTTGTATAAAGAGTAAACTTAACACCTTTTGTATCCCAATGGTCAGCAATTTCAGAAAACCAATCTAAGAATTTGTTAAATCCAAACATTATGATTTCACTCCTATACGTAAGTCTTGTTCTACAAACCCACTGTCTTTGTTTTGAATGGTTTTGATAAAGTTATACACCATAAGAATAATTCCTGTAAGATAGAGTGTTCCTCCGATCGCACGGAAAAGTCTGAATGGTTTTAAGAACTCAACAATTTCCACCCAATCTTTATAAACGAGTTCCCCGTTTTCGCCAACTGCTCGCCACATTGAACCTTCAGTGATACCAGATACCCACATGGAGATGATGTAGAGTAGGATCCCAAGAGTTCCAAGCCAGAAGTGTGCATTGGCAAGTTTTTCGCTATAAAGGTTAGAGTTCCAAAGTCTTGGAACTAGGTAGTAGAGTGCTGCGGCTGACATAAATCCAACCCAACCAAGAGTTCCTGAGTGAACGTGACCAATGATCCAGTCAGTGTTGTGTCCAAGAGCGGAAACGGCACGAATCGAAAGAAGTGGACCTTCAAATGTTGACATACCGTAGAAAGTAACGGCAGCTAACATCATTTTGAGGGTAGCATCTACTTTGATTTTGTCTTTTGCTTGGGTCAGTGTTAGGAATCCGTTTAACATACCACCCCAAGAAGGCATCCATAACATGATGGAGAATACCATACCTGTTGTTTGTAACCATTCTGGAATTGGAGAGTAAAGTAAATGGTGAGGACCCGCCCAAATATAGATAAAGATTAACGACCAGAAATGGATGATCGAAAGTCTATGTGAGTAAATGGGTTGTTTGATGTGTTTTGGAAGGTAATAATACATTAGCCCCAAAAACGGAGTCGTAAGAACAAA is a genomic window containing:
- the ccoN gene encoding cytochrome-c oxidase, cbb3-type subunit I, which translates into the protein MATEKTQYDDFIVKGFIISALVWGVASMTFGVIIAFQLVYPQLNMELPWTSFGRLRPLHTNAAIFGFALSVIFATAYHTVQRLCRTRMWNDTLSKIHLALYNLTIVLAAITLPLGYSQSKEYAELEWPIDLLIVVWYVIFFANYLMTVIKRKEEQMYVAIWFYIASFVTVPLLFIVNNIVIPAGLLKSYSVYAGVFDANIQWWYGHNAVAFVLTTPFLGLMYYYLPKHIKQPIYSHRLSIIHFWSLIFIYIWAGPHHLLYSPIPEWLQTTGMVFSIMLWMPSWGGMLNGFLTLTQAKDKIKVDATLKMMLAAVTFYGMSTFEGPLLSIRAVSALGHNTDWIIGHVHSGTLGWVGFMSAAALYYLVPRLWNSNLYSEKLANAHFWLGTLGILLYIISMWVSGITEGSMWRAVGENGELVYKDWVEIVEFLKPFRLFRAIGGTLYLTGIILMVYNFIKTIQNKDSGFVEQDLRIGVKS
- a CDS encoding c-type cytochrome, with translation MKEPKEVDGIFQADNPMPTWWKLVWLISIIVSIGYVVYFHWYSEWPQEVAFEKEVAEHEAQFPAKQAVVVNTEDGSNPYRDDAVAIKEGEGTYKQICSACHGPTAEGAVGPSLVDKDWIHGNTDKEVFNNIMKGIGPERQKLNRGGMPAWEGLGAEKVYAVMAWLATKNSSLVKAK
- the ccoG gene encoding cytochrome c oxidase accessory protein CcoG, which encodes MIISRPQTGKVRTRRNFVMSFLVGLFLIAPWVVLPDGSPLIRLDIPRRVFHLFGGLFIPQEGLILWFFLLTMGLSLFFFTSVIGRVWCGWGCPQTIYTDLFDRIGRFVLDSKYGKKDASLHGKFIVYFLWVVVSFIASFHWIAYFVSPYEMLADYQSLIFANQTYFYFTLFFTAAMFIDIGFIREQFCRYACPYARFQTLLMDEHSWNVTYDFKRGEPRRDGKTKIGDCISCNMCVVVCPTGIDIRDGLQVGCVACGKCVDACTSIMAKENKKTLIGYFSLKQIETGAKIKWIRPRTVIYAILLTVVITGAIIQLVTRTPMSMIAASNKSMPPILIPDNKIRAFVALRIQNIAPIEKEFQLTAFDTRHGKEILIRSGEENNRFKLGSGEIKSISVVLETQTLTEQELNEGYLPGSIVLKNAEDSDERLEKKLSLTLPRR
- the ccoO gene encoding cytochrome-c oxidase, cbb3-type subunit II; translation: MFGFNKFLDWFSEIADHWDTKGVKFTLYTTIAVVIGGLFELIPPFFLTKTVTPISTVKPYSALELAGRDTYQREGCIGCHTQMVRPFKWEVDRFDPTKAYGRTGYSKGGEYVYDHPFLWGSKRTGPDLAHESQMLRSDEWHKNHLINPRTVGGVPNSIMPAYPWLFEESHKVDVEQVVSNMKALKSIGVPYTEEDFANAPSLLKDKTEGQALVAYLQKLGRDSAELQKGMK